In Natronococcus occultus SP4, the following proteins share a genomic window:
- a CDS encoding MBL fold metallo-hydrolase gives MRVTFLGTGSAMPTGERFQTGVLVQDEGRTLLIDCGSGVLHRLQQSGVGYESVSTVLLTHHHLDHVADLLPLMKARWLAGEDHLEIVGPQGTKSLVDDLLDVHDYMQDRLDLQLREVHPGEFSVAGFDVAAYETRHSLPCLAYRFGDLFTFSGDSEAFAGLANFAEGSAILAHDCSFPDDVDVSNHPTPETLGRELADRELGRVYLTHLYPHTDGRHEEMLESIGNHYDGDVRFAEDLQTISIE, from the coding sequence ATGCGCGTCACCTTTCTCGGCACGGGCAGTGCGATGCCCACGGGCGAACGCTTCCAGACCGGCGTCCTCGTCCAGGACGAGGGCCGAACCCTGCTGATCGACTGCGGCTCCGGAGTCCTCCACCGGCTCCAGCAGTCCGGCGTCGGCTACGAGAGCGTCTCGACGGTTCTGTTGACTCACCACCACCTCGACCATGTCGCGGACCTGCTGCCGCTGATGAAAGCGCGCTGGCTCGCCGGCGAGGACCACCTCGAGATCGTCGGACCGCAGGGAACGAAGTCGCTGGTCGACGACCTACTCGACGTCCACGACTATATGCAAGACCGGCTCGACCTGCAGCTCCGGGAGGTCCATCCCGGCGAGTTCTCGGTCGCTGGCTTCGACGTCGCGGCCTACGAGACCCGCCACTCGCTGCCGTGTCTGGCCTACCGGTTCGGCGATCTGTTCACGTTCAGCGGCGACAGCGAGGCTTTTGCCGGGCTGGCGAACTTCGCGGAGGGGTCGGCGATTCTCGCCCACGACTGTTCGTTCCCGGATGACGTCGACGTCTCGAACCACCCGACCCCCGAAACGCTCGGTCGCGAACTGGCCGACCGGGAGCTCGGCCGGGTCTACCTCACGCACCTCTACCCACACACCGACGGCCGCCACGAGGAGATGCTCGAGTCGATCGGGAACCACTACGACGGCGACGTCCGGTTCGCCGAGGACTTACAGACGATCTCGATCGAGTAG
- a CDS encoding zinc-dependent alcohol dehydrogenase family protein produces MRAAVLEEYGEPLAIESVDPPDPAPHGVVVDVEACGICRSDWHAWRGHGEWADDQVPIGQILGHEPAGTVARVGERVDRFEPGDRVAVPFNLGEGTCPQCRNGHGNVCEDGYALGFEETVPGAFAEQVSVPHADFNVVALPDAVSTVEAAALGCRYVTAFHALAHRADLAAGDWVAVHGCGGLGLAAVQIAGALGANVAAVDVREDPLELATDLGADATVVADEDVDVPGEIAAVTDGGAHASVDALGRAETCRNSVDCLRTRGTHVQVGLTTDAERGEIALPMDELTRWDVTIVGSRGMPPSRYDELLRLIETGRLDPGALVTREVVLEDVSERLAAMTDYGTRGIEVVSEF; encoded by the coding sequence ATGCGCGCTGCAGTACTCGAGGAGTACGGCGAACCGCTCGCGATCGAGTCGGTCGACCCCCCGGATCCCGCTCCTCACGGCGTCGTCGTCGACGTCGAGGCCTGCGGGATCTGTCGGAGTGACTGGCACGCCTGGCGGGGCCACGGCGAATGGGCCGACGATCAGGTGCCGATCGGGCAGATCCTGGGGCACGAGCCCGCGGGGACGGTCGCCCGCGTCGGGGAGAGGGTAGATCGGTTCGAGCCCGGAGACCGGGTCGCCGTTCCGTTCAACCTCGGCGAGGGTACCTGTCCGCAGTGTCGAAACGGCCACGGAAACGTCTGTGAGGACGGCTACGCCCTGGGATTCGAGGAGACGGTCCCCGGCGCGTTCGCCGAGCAGGTGTCCGTTCCCCACGCCGACTTCAACGTCGTCGCGCTCCCCGACGCGGTCTCGACGGTCGAGGCGGCCGCGCTGGGCTGTCGGTACGTCACGGCCTTTCACGCGCTTGCCCACCGGGCCGATCTCGCGGCCGGCGACTGGGTCGCGGTCCACGGCTGCGGCGGGCTCGGCCTCGCGGCGGTTCAGATCGCCGGGGCGCTCGGGGCGAACGTCGCGGCGGTCGACGTCCGCGAGGATCCCCTCGAGCTGGCGACCGACCTCGGCGCCGACGCCACGGTGGTCGCGGACGAGGACGTCGACGTCCCTGGCGAGATCGCGGCCGTGACGGATGGCGGCGCCCACGCCTCCGTCGACGCGCTGGGCCGGGCCGAAACCTGCCGGAACAGCGTCGACTGTCTGCGGACCCGGGGGACCCACGTCCAGGTCGGTCTGACGACCGACGCCGAGCGCGGCGAGATCGCCCTGCCGATGGACGAGCTCACCCGCTGGGATGTCACGATCGTCGGCTCGCGAGGGATGCCGCCGTCGCGGTACGACGAACTGCTGCGGCTGATCGAGACGGGACGGCTCGATCCCGGCGCGCTGGTCACGCGGGAGGTCGTCCTCGAGGACGTCTCCGAGCGCCTGGCCGCGATGACCGACTACGGGACCCGAGGGATCGAGGTCGTAAGCGAGTTCTGA